One Sinobacterium norvegicum genomic window carries:
- a CDS encoding branched-chain amino acid transaminase, whose translation MSMADRDGVIWLDGEMVPWREAKVHVLTHTFHYGLGVFEGVRAYKTANHGTSIFRLQEHTDRLFRSAHILGMDMPFSKDVLNEAQKSVVRENNLDEAYLRPMCFLGSEGMGLRADNLNTHVMVASWDWPSYMDPEAKEIGIKIRTSSYTRHHVNITMCKAKANGNYINSILALREALQSGCDEALLLDNEGYVAEGSGENFFMVYNGIIYTPELTSCLDGITRATIFQLAQERGYEIREKRITRDEVYVADEAFFTGTAAEVLPIRELDGRVIGSGRRGPITEELQTAYFDSVQGKLETHYDWLAPVAK comes from the coding sequence ATGTCGATGGCCGATAGAGACGGTGTGATCTGGTTAGATGGTGAAATGGTGCCTTGGCGCGAAGCAAAAGTGCACGTGTTAACCCACACGTTTCACTATGGTTTAGGTGTTTTTGAGGGTGTGCGCGCCTACAAGACGGCCAATCACGGCACCAGCATTTTTCGCCTGCAGGAGCATACTGACCGTCTTTTCCGCTCGGCTCACATCCTCGGCATGGATATGCCGTTCAGTAAAGATGTGTTAAATGAGGCGCAAAAATCGGTTGTTCGTGAGAATAATCTCGATGAGGCCTATTTGCGCCCAATGTGTTTCTTGGGTTCTGAGGGTATGGGGCTTCGTGCTGACAACCTCAACACCCATGTGATGGTTGCCAGCTGGGATTGGCCATCTTATATGGACCCTGAGGCGAAAGAGATCGGTATTAAAATTCGCACCTCTAGTTATACCCGCCATCATGTCAATATCACCATGTGTAAGGCAAAGGCGAACGGTAACTACATCAACTCGATTCTGGCACTGCGTGAAGCCTTGCAGAGTGGATGTGACGAGGCATTATTGCTGGATAACGAAGGCTATGTTGCCGAGGGCAGCGGCGAAAACTTCTTCATGGTTTACAACGGTATTATTTATACCCCTGAGCTTACGTCGTGCTTAGATGGTATTACCCGTGCAACCATCTTTCAGTTGGCCCAGGAACGAGGTTATGAGATTCGCGAGAAGCGTATTACCCGCGATGAGGTCTATGTGGCTGATGAGGCCTTCTTCACCGGCACTGCCGCAGAAGTGTTGCCAATCCGTGAGCTCGATGGCCGAGTCATTGGCAGCGGCCGTCGCGGGCCGATTACCGAAGAGCTGCAAACCGCCTACTTCGACTCGGTACAGGGCAAGCTTGAAACACATTATGATTGGCTGGCTCCGGTGGCCAAATAA
- the glnE gene encoding bifunctional [glutamate--ammonia ligase]-adenylyl-L-tyrosine phosphorylase/[glutamate--ammonia-ligase] adenylyltransferase, translating to MDQLSLDFLPVELAEQLASHWTSIRLAAEEQGLALDAAIQLRAVEQGELGKQLAMAMVGSEFFIDQCRRNPAMLMTLLQRDLLHRKVNAVELRGSLAKFLAEVEDFDQLCRAIRQFRNRQMCRIIFRDFNRLASMQDTTAELSALADCCIDLSLQWLYQRQCADMGTPVNEAGMPQRMVVVGMGKLGAGELNLSSDIDLIFAFPERGQTRGGKKEIDNQTFFLKLGQQLIKALDQHTADGFVFRVDMRLRPWGQSGALALNFDAFEAYYRDHGREWERYAMIKARIVAGDMLNGEQLMGMLRPFVYRKYVDYSVIDALRSMKQMITREVARRGLNNDVKLGSGGIREIEFIAQVFQLIRGGRDVELQDRRLLRNLKLLKEYEYLPAEAVDELDAAYRFLRNSEHVIQGYQDKQTQALPMEEIHRLRHAVVMGFSDWQSYSEALDIHRSAVAMHFKYLIADPDEDQQNDEVGKEWGDIWLGIAEQQQAVEWLHRHGFDEVDDAWRQLCLLRDSKRVQMMQEAGRKRLDAFMPRLLAAVSEQENASALLLRMIPFVEAVLRRSAYMVLLMENPQALEQLVILCAASRWIAKQLADRPALLDELLNVESLYTVPDKQTLADELRTQLLRLPEDDLEGQMDVLRYFRSAHVLHVMASEVTGRLPLMKVSDYLTFIAEVILQQVIDLAWAAMTLKHGRPQRQGGGACDPGFIIVGYGKLGGLEMGHASDLDLVFLHDGDIMADTDGDKPISGQVFFTRLGQKIIHFLTTTTTQGELYEVDMRLRPSGNSGLLVSSLAAFERYEKNDAWTWEHQALVRSRAVAGDQQLMARFESLRRELLCQSRDPAKLRSEVTAMRHKMSEHLLPKGAKDHSTEVFHLKHGSGGIVDIEFMVQFAVLALAHRHNELAEWSDNIRILETLSQSQLLFGDKTEAIAEAYKAYRASSHRLAVQQRENTVSTDQYVEERKLVTDMWQQYLS from the coding sequence ATGGACCAATTAAGTCTAGATTTTTTGCCGGTTGAGTTAGCCGAACAATTGGCGTCCCACTGGACGTCGATCAGGCTGGCGGCTGAGGAGCAAGGTTTGGCCTTGGACGCGGCGATACAATTGCGGGCCGTCGAACAGGGTGAGTTGGGTAAGCAGTTGGCGATGGCAATGGTGGGCAGCGAGTTCTTTATTGATCAGTGTCGGCGAAATCCCGCTATGTTAATGACGCTATTACAGCGCGACCTGCTCCATCGTAAGGTCAACGCTGTTGAACTGCGGGGCAGCTTGGCTAAGTTTCTTGCCGAGGTGGAGGACTTCGATCAGCTCTGTCGTGCTATCAGACAATTTCGCAACCGCCAAATGTGCCGGATTATATTTCGCGACTTTAACCGCCTGGCGTCGATGCAGGACACGACGGCGGAACTCTCTGCGTTGGCTGACTGTTGCATCGACTTGTCATTGCAGTGGCTTTATCAGCGCCAGTGCGCGGATATGGGGACACCGGTCAATGAGGCAGGCATGCCCCAGCGGATGGTGGTGGTTGGCATGGGCAAACTGGGTGCAGGGGAGTTAAACCTGTCCTCGGACATCGATCTGATATTTGCCTTTCCCGAGCGTGGTCAGACCCGTGGCGGCAAGAAAGAAATCGATAATCAGACCTTTTTTCTTAAACTCGGCCAGCAACTCATCAAGGCCTTGGATCAGCATACCGCTGACGGTTTTGTCTTTCGTGTCGATATGCGGTTGCGGCCCTGGGGGCAAAGCGGTGCCCTGGCATTAAACTTTGATGCATTTGAGGCTTACTACCGAGATCACGGGCGCGAATGGGAGCGCTATGCAATGATCAAGGCGAGGATTGTCGCCGGAGACATGCTCAATGGTGAGCAGTTAATGGGGATGCTGCGCCCCTTTGTCTATCGTAAATATGTCGATTACAGCGTTATTGATGCGCTGCGCTCGATGAAGCAAATGATTACCCGTGAGGTTGCCCGTCGCGGCTTGAATAACGACGTCAAACTCGGCAGTGGCGGTATTCGTGAGATTGAATTCATCGCTCAGGTGTTTCAACTGATTCGTGGTGGCCGTGATGTGGAATTGCAGGATAGGCGGCTGCTTAGAAACCTTAAGCTTCTGAAAGAATATGAATATTTACCGGCAGAGGCGGTTGATGAACTCGACGCCGCCTATCGGTTTTTGCGTAACAGCGAGCACGTCATTCAGGGCTACCAAGATAAGCAAACCCAGGCCTTGCCGATGGAGGAGATTCACCGTCTGCGCCATGCCGTTGTCATGGGTTTCAGTGATTGGCAAAGTTATAGCGAGGCCTTGGATATACACCGCAGCGCTGTCGCCATGCATTTCAAATACTTAATCGCCGACCCCGACGAGGATCAGCAAAATGACGAGGTCGGCAAGGAGTGGGGTGATATTTGGCTGGGTATAGCCGAGCAACAACAGGCCGTTGAGTGGTTACATCGACACGGGTTCGACGAGGTGGATGACGCCTGGCGGCAGTTGTGCCTGCTGCGGGATAGTAAGCGTGTGCAGATGATGCAGGAGGCCGGTCGTAAACGTTTGGATGCGTTTATGCCTCGTTTGCTGGCGGCGGTGTCAGAGCAAGAAAATGCCTCGGCCTTGCTGTTAAGAATGATTCCTTTTGTCGAGGCGGTACTCCGTCGCAGTGCCTATATGGTCTTGCTGATGGAAAATCCTCAGGCACTGGAGCAGCTGGTCATTCTCTGTGCCGCCAGCCGCTGGATAGCTAAACAGTTGGCGGATAGGCCGGCGCTGCTCGATGAGCTACTCAATGTTGAGAGTCTCTACACTGTCCCCGACAAGCAAACTCTGGCCGATGAGTTACGTACACAGCTATTGCGTCTACCAGAGGATGACTTGGAAGGGCAAATGGATGTGTTGCGTTATTTCCGCTCAGCACATGTATTGCATGTGATGGCGTCGGAGGTGACCGGCAGGTTACCGCTGATGAAGGTCAGCGATTACCTGACCTTTATTGCCGAGGTCATTCTGCAGCAGGTGATTGATTTAGCTTGGGCGGCAATGACGCTGAAGCATGGTCGGCCGCAGCGTCAAGGCGGCGGTGCGTGTGACCCTGGCTTTATTATTGTCGGCTACGGCAAACTTGGCGGCCTCGAGATGGGGCACGCCTCAGACTTGGATCTGGTGTTTTTGCATGACGGCGACATTATGGCGGATACGGATGGCGATAAGCCGATCTCTGGTCAGGTGTTTTTTACCCGCCTCGGGCAAAAAATTATTCACTTCCTCACGACCACGACGACCCAGGGTGAATTATACGAAGTCGATATGCGCCTTCGGCCCTCGGGCAATTCTGGTCTATTGGTGAGTTCGCTGGCCGCCTTCGAGCGCTACGAGAAGAACGATGCCTGGACCTGGGAGCATCAGGCATTGGTGCGTTCCAGGGCTGTGGCCGGTGATCAACAATTAATGGCTCGGTTTGAGTCGTTGCGTCGAGAGTTGCTATGTCAGAGTCGCGACCCAGCGAAGCTGCGCTCGGAAGTTACCGCAATGCGTCATAAAATGAGTGAGCACCTGTTGCCGAAGGGGGCAAAAGATCACTCGACAGAGGTTTTTCATCTCAAGCATGGCTCTGGTGGTATCGTTGACATCGAATTTATGGTTCAATTTGCGGTTTTAGCATTGGCACATCGGCATAATGAGTTGGCTGAGTGGTCGGATAACATCCGAATTTTGGAGACGTTGTCTCAGTCGCAGCTATTATTTGGCGACAAGACAGAGGCAATCGCCGAGGCTTATAAAGCCTATAGAGCGAGCTCTCACCGCCTTGCTGTACAACAGCGAGAGAATACAGTGAGCACCGACCAATATGTTGAAGAGAGAAAGCTTGTCACCGATATGTGGCAGCAGTATTTATCTTAA
- a CDS encoding GspE/PulE family protein, giving the protein MTETLQNRSSGQLIELRTLLDDLLADDRLSQKDHDRIVSVSRTPEQAALHPINFIASQQLDDQLKKNKKLDTESLLKWLADRVSQPYMRIDPLKIDVAAVSGVMSYAFARRHQILALAVDSDEVVIASAQPMVDIWEEDLRHITRKQIRRVIVDPVEIKKYQVEFYTLAKSISGANNEGVGSSTGLSNLEAMLDLGQMKDPDANDEHIVNIVDWLLGYAFAQRASDIHIEPRRDMGRVRFRIDGVLHTIYEFPAQVTTAVVSRIKILGRLDVAEKRRPQDGRLKTRRADASEIELRLSTLPTAFGEKLVMRIFDPTVFTQGFDELGLLKEDLRRWQGLLKSPHGVILVTGPTGSGKTTTLYSSLRQLATDEVNLCTIEDPIEMIEPMFNQMQVQPNIDLDFATGVKALLRQDPDVIMVGEIRDAETADMATQAALTGHLMLSTLHTNDAPSAITRLLEIGVPAYLLRATLSGVMAQRLVRTLCPDCKEPVSMDTGVWSELTAPWRVTAPQQVFQAKGCDECRYTGFRGRQGIYEILVLSDDVKQHITNDTDLKKLSEQAMREGMRTLRLSGAQKVAAGLTTVEEVLRVVPARAQ; this is encoded by the coding sequence ATGACAGAAACATTACAAAACAGGTCTAGCGGCCAGCTTATTGAACTTCGCACGCTGCTGGATGATTTGTTAGCCGACGATCGATTAAGTCAAAAAGATCATGATCGTATTGTCAGTGTTTCTCGTACGCCAGAACAAGCGGCGCTGCACCCTATTAACTTTATCGCATCGCAACAGCTTGATGATCAACTAAAAAAGAATAAGAAACTCGATACTGAGAGCTTATTAAAATGGCTGGCCGACCGCGTATCTCAACCCTATATGCGTATTGATCCGCTGAAAATCGATGTTGCAGCGGTCAGTGGGGTAATGAGTTATGCCTTTGCCCGCCGTCATCAAATTTTGGCGTTGGCGGTTGACAGCGATGAGGTGGTGATCGCCTCGGCGCAGCCGATGGTTGATATTTGGGAGGAAGATCTACGCCACATTACACGTAAGCAAATCCGCCGGGTTATCGTCGACCCTGTCGAGATTAAGAAATACCAAGTCGAATTTTACACGCTGGCAAAGTCGATCAGTGGCGCAAATAATGAGGGGGTTGGCAGTTCTACGGGGCTGTCAAATCTAGAGGCGATGCTCGACCTTGGGCAGATGAAAGATCCGGATGCCAACGACGAGCATATTGTGAATATCGTCGATTGGCTGCTGGGCTATGCCTTCGCTCAGCGTGCCAGCGATATTCATATTGAGCCCCGTCGTGATATGGGCCGTGTTCGGTTTCGTATCGACGGGGTGTTACACACCATTTATGAGTTTCCCGCGCAGGTGACAACGGCGGTGGTCAGTCGGATCAAAATATTGGGGCGTCTCGATGTCGCCGAGAAACGTCGCCCTCAGGATGGCCGTTTAAAAACCCGCCGTGCCGACGCCAGTGAAATTGAACTTCGTCTATCGACCTTGCCTACGGCGTTTGGCGAAAAACTGGTGATGCGTATCTTCGATCCGACGGTGTTTACTCAAGGCTTCGATGAACTTGGTTTGTTGAAGGAAGATCTGCGCCGTTGGCAGGGTTTGCTCAAGAGCCCGCACGGAGTCATTTTGGTGACGGGGCCTACCGGCTCGGGTAAGACGACCACGCTGTATAGCAGCCTGCGTCAGTTGGCGACCGATGAGGTCAATCTGTGCACTATCGAAGACCCGATCGAAATGATCGAACCGATGTTTAATCAAATGCAGGTGCAGCCTAATATCGATCTAGATTTTGCCACCGGGGTAAAAGCGTTGTTACGCCAGGACCCGGATGTGATTATGGTCGGAGAGATCCGCGATGCAGAGACCGCCGACATGGCGACACAGGCAGCCTTGACCGGCCACCTGATGCTGTCGACACTACATACCAATGATGCGCCAAGCGCCATTACTCGGCTGCTCGAAATCGGTGTGCCTGCCTATCTGTTGCGGGCTACTCTCAGCGGCGTGATGGCGCAGCGCTTGGTGCGGACACTGTGCCCCGATTGTAAGGAGCCGGTGTCAATGGATACCGGTGTCTGGTCAGAGCTAACCGCACCCTGGCGGGTGACGGCGCCACAGCAAGTGTTCCAGGCCAAGGGCTGTGATGAATGCCGCTATACCGGCTTCCGCGGTCGTCAGGGTATCTATGAAATCCTCGTCCTGTCAGACGATGTAAAACAGCATATAACCAATGATACTGATTTAAAAAAGCTGAGTGAGCAGGCAATGAGAGAGGGCATGCGAACCTTACGGCTCAGCGGTGCGCAAAAGGTCGCGGCGGGTTTAACCACCGTTGAAGAAGTGCTGCGTGTCGTGCCTGCGCGAGCGCAATAA
- a CDS encoding TIGR00153 family protein encodes MVSIPFGNMFGQSPIKPIQRHMIKAQACAAQLHDFFAAVLISDWEQAESQQRQIGILENEADDMKRSIRLHLPKNLFLPVPRSDLLELVTMQDKIANKAKDVAGLMLGRQMEIPQAMKASMESYVNKAIATSAQAVEAINELDKLLDTGFSGRELETVEALIGELDRLETDTDELEVAIRATLFKIENDLPPIEVMFLYKIIEWIGDLADSSQRVGARLQILIAR; translated from the coding sequence ATGGTTAGCATCCCGTTTGGTAACATGTTCGGCCAATCGCCAATTAAGCCGATTCAGCGCCATATGATTAAAGCACAGGCTTGTGCTGCTCAACTACATGATTTCTTTGCCGCCGTATTAATCAGCGACTGGGAACAGGCCGAAAGCCAACAGCGTCAAATCGGTATTTTAGAGAACGAAGCCGATGACATGAAGCGCTCAATTCGCCTTCATCTACCGAAAAACCTCTTTTTACCGGTTCCACGTTCAGATTTGCTTGAACTGGTTACCATGCAGGACAAAATTGCCAATAAAGCCAAAGATGTTGCCGGCCTGATGCTGGGCCGTCAGATGGAAATTCCTCAGGCGATGAAGGCCTCGATGGAAAGCTACGTCAATAAGGCCATCGCCACATCGGCTCAGGCTGTCGAGGCCATTAACGAACTAGATAAGTTACTCGACACCGGCTTTAGCGGCCGTGAGTTAGAGACTGTAGAAGCCCTTATCGGCGAGCTCGATCGCCTCGAAACAGACACCGACGAGCTAGAGGTGGCCATCCGCGCCACGCTGTTCAAGATTGAAAACGATCTGCCGCCTATCGAGGTGATGTTTCTCTACAAAATTATCGAGTGGATAGGCGATTTAGCCGACTCTTCTCAGCGCGTTGGCGCCCGCCTCCAAATCTTAATCGCACGTTAA
- a CDS encoding inorganic phosphate transporter, with the protein MDIIAEYGTILLIMACAFGFFMAWGVGANDVANAMGTSVGSKALTVKQAILIAMIFEFAGAYLAGGEVTGTIRKGIIDPTILSGQPELLVYGMLAALLAAGCWLFIASMMGWPVSTTHSIVGAIVGFAAAGIGVDAVNWGKVGHVVASWVVSPMLAGVISFALFKSVQRLILNTKSPFQNAQKYVPVYMFFVGFMIAMVTMLKGLKHVLKDAGIQLSFVQDAGIAIIAGIIVAMIGKYFLSRIKFIENSNNQNRFESVEKVFAVLMIFTACAMAFAHGSNDVANAVGPIAAIWGVLETGGVQAKSVMPSWILLLGGAGIVVGLATYGFKVMATIGKKITELTPSRGFAAELAAATTVVLASATGLPISTTHTLVGAVLGVGLARGIGALNLRVISSIFMSWIITLPAGAGLAIVFFFMFKGMFG; encoded by the coding sequence ATGGATATTATTGCTGAATACGGCACCATTCTCCTTATCATGGCCTGTGCTTTTGGCTTTTTCATGGCCTGGGGTGTCGGCGCCAACGACGTTGCCAACGCCATGGGTACCTCTGTAGGTTCCAAGGCGCTTACCGTAAAACAAGCGATTCTCATCGCCATGATCTTCGAGTTTGCCGGTGCCTATTTGGCCGGTGGAGAGGTCACAGGAACCATACGCAAAGGCATCATAGACCCGACCATTCTTAGCGGCCAACCCGAGCTGCTGGTTTACGGCATGCTGGCAGCCCTGCTTGCTGCCGGCTGTTGGTTGTTCATCGCCTCAATGATGGGCTGGCCGGTATCGACCACCCACAGTATTGTCGGCGCCATTGTCGGCTTTGCCGCCGCGGGTATCGGTGTCGACGCGGTGAACTGGGGTAAGGTCGGCCATGTCGTTGCCAGCTGGGTGGTATCACCCATGCTGGCCGGCGTGATCTCCTTTGCACTGTTTAAATCGGTTCAGCGTCTAATTCTTAACACCAAAAGCCCCTTCCAAAACGCACAAAAATACGTACCGGTTTACATGTTTTTTGTTGGCTTTATGATTGCCATGGTTACCATGCTCAAAGGCCTGAAACACGTCCTCAAGGATGCCGGCATTCAGTTGAGCTTTGTGCAGGATGCTGGCATTGCCATCATCGCCGGTATCATCGTGGCAATGATCGGCAAATATTTCCTCAGTCGCATCAAGTTTATTGAGAACTCCAATAACCAAAACCGCTTCGAAAGCGTCGAAAAAGTATTCGCCGTTCTGATGATTTTCACCGCCTGTGCCATGGCCTTTGCCCACGGCTCTAATGATGTCGCCAACGCTGTCGGCCCTATTGCCGCTATTTGGGGTGTTCTAGAAACCGGTGGCGTACAAGCTAAGAGCGTTATGCCCAGCTGGATTTTGCTCCTTGGTGGTGCTGGTATTGTCGTCGGCTTGGCCACTTACGGGTTCAAGGTGATGGCTACCATCGGCAAGAAAATCACCGAATTGACGCCCAGTCGCGGCTTTGCCGCGGAACTCGCCGCCGCGACGACCGTGGTCTTGGCTTCCGCCACCGGCCTGCCTATCTCCACCACCCACACGCTGGTAGGTGCGGTACTCGGCGTGGGCCTAGCCCGTGGTATTGGCGCCCTTAACCTGCGGGTTATTTCATCGATTTTTATGTCGTGGATTATTACTCTACCGGCCGGCGCTGGCCTGGCAATTGTCTTCTTCTTCATGTTTAAAGGCATGTTTGGCTAG
- the argA gene encoding amino-acid N-acetyltransferase, with product MNNTQAFVDWFRQSSPYIHAHHGKTIVITLTGEVVESDNFRHIIHDIALLNSLGIRLVLIHGARPQIQQRLNLRGLESHIHNNVRITDVDALEAVKDASGSIRCSIEAMLSLGLPNSPMHGATIRVTGGNYVTAKPMGVHQGVDFQHTGSVRSINAEAITQQLNCGDIVLISPLGYSPTGEIFNMPAEDLAMQTALAIKADKLIYLDNSEGIFDAGNQLVAQLSIAEAKQLTALSDHQQHVINAAIEASSQGIERVHIISNQIDGTLLRELFTRDGCGTMVYADSYDVTRKASINDVGGILNLIRPLEQKGILVRRSREHLETEIEQFVVIERDGMVIGCAALYHYPQDSLAELACVVTHPEYRGGERGERLLHWVESEAKKLGMTQLFVLTTQTAHWFREQGFEPADTAQLPTQKQQLYNYQRNSKVFIKPL from the coding sequence GTGAATAATACCCAGGCCTTTGTCGATTGGTTTCGGCAATCATCCCCCTATATCCATGCCCATCATGGCAAGACCATTGTGATCACCCTGACTGGTGAAGTGGTTGAGTCGGATAACTTTCGTCATATTATTCATGACATAGCCCTGCTGAACAGCCTGGGTATCCGTCTGGTGTTGATTCATGGTGCCCGACCTCAGATTCAACAACGGCTCAATTTACGTGGCCTCGAGAGCCATATACACAACAATGTTCGCATAACCGACGTCGACGCCTTAGAGGCGGTCAAGGATGCCAGCGGATCCATCCGTTGCTCTATCGAAGCCATGCTGTCACTGGGGTTACCCAACTCGCCGATGCACGGCGCCACCATTCGTGTCACCGGCGGCAACTACGTGACGGCCAAACCTATGGGTGTACACCAAGGTGTCGACTTTCAGCATACCGGCAGCGTTCGCAGCATCAATGCTGAGGCGATCACTCAGCAGCTCAACTGTGGCGACATCGTATTAATCTCCCCTCTGGGTTACTCTCCAACCGGCGAAATTTTCAACATGCCGGCAGAGGATTTGGCGATGCAGACAGCGCTGGCGATCAAAGCCGATAAACTGATCTATCTCGACAACAGCGAGGGAATCTTCGATGCTGGCAATCAACTCGTGGCTCAGTTATCCATCGCCGAGGCAAAACAGCTCACCGCGCTCAGCGACCATCAACAACACGTGATCAACGCCGCCATCGAGGCCTCCAGCCAAGGCATTGAGCGAGTCCATATCATCAGCAATCAAATAGACGGTACGTTGTTACGGGAGCTGTTCACCCGTGATGGCTGCGGCACCATGGTTTATGCCGACAGCTATGACGTCACCCGCAAGGCCTCGATCAACGATGTCGGCGGTATTCTCAACCTGATACGCCCCCTGGAGCAGAAGGGTATTCTCGTGCGGCGCTCGAGAGAACACCTAGAAACCGAGATTGAACAATTTGTCGTCATCGAGCGGGACGGTATGGTCATCGGCTGCGCCGCGCTTTATCACTACCCTCAGGATAGCCTGGCCGAGCTAGCCTGCGTTGTTACTCACCCGGAATACCGTGGCGGTGAACGCGGCGAACGCCTGCTGCACTGGGTTGAGAGTGAGGCTAAAAAACTCGGTATGACACAGCTGTTTGTACTCACCACACAGACCGCGCACTGGTTTCGGGAGCAGGGTTTCGAACCCGCCGATACCGCCCAGCTGCCGACACAGAAACAGCAGCTCTATAACTATCAACGTAATTCCAAAGTATTCATCAAGCCGCTTTGA
- the ilvD gene encoding dihydroxy-acid dehydratase — protein MPDYRSKTSTAGRNMAGARALWRATGMKDDDFHKPIIAIANSFTQFVPGHVHLKDLGQLVAREIEKAGGVAKEFNTIAVDDGIAMGHDGMLYSLPSRDIIADSVEYMVNAHCADAIVCISNCDKITPGMLNAAMRLNIPVIFVSGGPMEAGKTKLSEHKLDLVDAMVMAATDDASDEEVLEVERSACPTCGSCSGMFTANSMNCLTEALGLSLPGNGSTLATHSDREHLFLEAGRQIVKLCHQYYDQDDESILPRNIANVKAFENAMSLDIAMGGSTNTILHLLAAAQEGGIDFDLEDINELSRKIPQLCKVAPNTPKYHMEDVHRAGGVFAILGELDRAGLLHNDIPTVHSPTMKEALDKWDIIRSEDEAVLEFFKAGPAGIPTQTAFSQSTRWSSLDGDRENGCIRNIENAFSLEGGLAVLTGNIALDGCVVKTSGVDESIWVFEGPAYICESQDQAVADILEGKVKAGDVVIIRYEGPRGGPGMQEMLYPTSYLKSKGLGKECALLTDGRFSGGTSGLSIGHCSPEAAAGGAIGLVEPGDLIKINIPERSIDVDLSDQQLADRRAAMDAKGKDGWKPVEHRPRKVSAALKVYAKMTTSADKGAVRDISLLD, from the coding sequence ATGCCAGACTATCGTTCCAAGACCTCAACTGCCGGCCGTAATATGGCAGGCGCTCGTGCACTTTGGCGGGCAACAGGAATGAAAGACGATGACTTTCACAAGCCTATCATCGCCATCGCTAACTCATTCACCCAATTTGTACCCGGTCACGTCCACCTCAAAGATCTCGGCCAATTGGTTGCCCGCGAGATTGAAAAAGCCGGTGGCGTAGCAAAAGAATTTAACACCATTGCCGTCGATGACGGTATCGCCATGGGTCACGATGGCATGCTTTACTCGCTGCCTTCACGCGACATTATCGCCGACTCGGTCGAGTATATGGTCAACGCTCACTGCGCCGACGCCATTGTCTGTATTTCTAACTGCGACAAAATCACCCCAGGCATGCTTAACGCCGCTATGCGCCTTAACATTCCAGTCATCTTCGTCTCCGGCGGCCCGATGGAAGCCGGTAAGACCAAGCTGTCTGAGCATAAGCTCGACCTTGTCGACGCCATGGTCATGGCAGCCACCGACGATGCCAGCGACGAGGAAGTACTCGAAGTCGAACGTAGCGCCTGCCCGACCTGCGGCTCATGTTCAGGTATGTTTACCGCCAATTCAATGAACTGTTTAACTGAGGCGCTGGGTCTCAGCCTACCCGGTAACGGCTCAACCCTGGCCACACACAGCGATCGCGAGCACCTTTTCCTTGAAGCTGGCCGTCAAATCGTCAAGCTCTGCCACCAGTATTATGACCAGGACGACGAATCCATTCTGCCGCGCAATATTGCCAACGTCAAAGCCTTTGAAAACGCCATGAGCCTCGACATTGCCATGGGCGGTTCAACCAATACCATTTTGCACCTGCTAGCCGCAGCTCAGGAAGGTGGTATCGATTTCGACCTCGAAGACATCAACGAGCTCAGCCGCAAGATTCCACAGCTGTGTAAGGTCGCACCGAATACACCGAAATACCACATGGAAGATGTTCACCGCGCCGGTGGTGTCTTTGCCATCCTCGGTGAACTCGACCGCGCCGGCCTGCTGCACAACGACATACCAACAGTGCACAGCCCGACGATGAAAGAGGCCCTCGACAAATGGGATATCATCCGCAGTGAAGACGAAGCCGTCCTGGAATTCTTTAAGGCCGGCCCTGCGGGCATTCCAACACAGACGGCATTCAGCCAGAGTACGCGTTGGTCCAGTCTCGATGGCGACCGTGAAAATGGCTGCATTCGTAACATCGAGAATGCCTTCAGCCTAGAAGGCGGCCTTGCCGTACTCACCGGCAATATCGCCCTCGACGGCTGTGTGGTAAAAACCTCGGGCGTCGATGAGAGTATCTGGGTATTCGAAGGCCCCGCATATATTTGCGAGAGCCAAGACCAAGCTGTTGCCGACATCCTTGAAGGTAAGGTTAAAGCCGGAGACGTGGTCATCATTCGCTATGAAGGCCCACGAGGCGGACCAGGCATGCAGGAAATGCTCTACCCCACCTCTTACCTCAAGTCGAAAGGCTTGGGTAAAGAGTGTGCACTACTGACCGATGGTCGCTTCTCCGGCGGCACCTCTGGCCTGTCTATTGGTCACTGCTCACCGGAGGCAGCCGCAGGCGGTGCCATTGGTTTGGTTGAGCCGGGCGATCTTATCAAGATCAATATCCCAGAGCGCTCTATCGATGTCGACCTCAGCGATCAGCAATTGGCCGACCGTCGCGCCGCGATGGATGCCAAGGGTAAAGACGGCTGGAAGCCGGTCGAGCATCGTCCACGCAAGGTCTCTGCAGCGCTGAAGGTTTACGCCAAGATGACCACCAGTGCCGACAAAGGCGCGGTACGCGATATTAGTCTGCTCGACTAA